In Streptomyces sannanensis, the DNA window CCGCGGTAGAGCCGGGCGCCGATATTACCGAGACGCGACATCTCACGCCTCCTTCGGGTCGATGGTGGCGGAGACACGACGGGTGCGACGCAGCGGCGGCTTGGCGCCGAGACGCTTCGGGTCCAGTCCGGACCACGGATGGCCGTTTCCGAAGAACTTCGTACGCGCGAGCAGGGTCATCACCGGCTTGGTGAAGAGGAACACCACGACGACGTCGAGGAGCGTCGTCAGACCGAGGGTGAACGCGAAGCCCTGCACCTTGCCGACGGTGACGACGAAGAGCACCGCGGCGGCGAGGAACGACACGAAGTCCGACACCAGGATGGTGCGCCGGGCACGCGGCCAGGCCCGCTCGACGGCCGGACGCAGCGTACGGCCGTCGCGGATCTCGTCACGGATGCGTTCGAAGTACACGATGAACGAGTCCGCGGTGATACCGATCGCGACGATGGCACCACAGACGGCCGGCAGGTTCAGCGCGAAGCCGATGGCCGGACCGAGCAGGGACATCAACGAGTAGGTCAGGACCGCCGAGACCATCAGGCTGAGGATCGCGATCAGGGACAGACCTCGGTAGTAGACCACCAGGTAGATCACGACCAGGGCGATGCCGATCGCACCGGCGATGAGGCCCGCCTGCAGCTGCTCGCCGCCGAGCGCGGCGGTCACGCTGGTGACGCTCGACTCGTGGAAGGTGAGCGGGAGCGCACCGTACGACAGGATGTTCGCCAGTTCGGTGGCGGACTCCTGGGTGAAGTTGCCGGAGATCTCGGCGCTGCCGCCCAGTGCCTGGTTCACGCGCGGGGCGGAGACGACCTCGCCGTCGAGGACGATGGCGAACTGGTTCTGCGGCTCCGGCTGCTGCGAGAGCCGGCCGGTGATCGTCTGGAACTTCTTCGAGCCCTTGTCGGTGAAGTCCATCGTGACGATCCACATGCCACGCTGGGGGTCCAGCACGGCCTTGGCGCCGTCGACGTCGGTGCCCTCGACCTCGGCCGGGCCGAGGATGTACTTGGCATCGCCCTCGGAGCTGCACGCGACGGTCGGCTCGGTCGGCTTGGCGTGCTGGGCGGGGTTCGAGCGGTTCTTGCCCGGGGTGCAGTCGAGCGCGGCGAACTGCTTGTCGAGCGCGGCGGCAGCGGCCGCGTCACCCGAGGCGGAGGGCTTGGGGCTCTCGGGGGTCTTCGGCTTGTCCGAGGCGGCCGCGGTCGCGGTCGCGGTCGGCGACGGGGCCTTCTCCAGGCCCTCGGTGACGGCACGGCCCTGAGTGGTGGGGCTCGACGAGGGCTTGGCCGACGACTTGCCGCTCGGCGAGGCGCTCGGGGAGCCCTTGGCGGCAGGCTGCTGCGGCAGCGGCGCGGCCCCGGCGACAGTCAGCACGGGCCGGAAGTACAGCTGGGCGGTCGTGCCGACCTGCTTCCGGGCCTGCTCCGAGTCCGTCGCCTTGGGGATGTTGACGATGATGTTGCGATCGCCCTGCTGCTGGACCTCGGCCTCCGACACGCCCATACCATTGACACGGCGCTCGATGATGCTGACTGCCGTGTCCATGTTGGTCTTGTTGATGGCGTTCGGCTTGCCGGGCTCGTTCTCGGCGCTGAGCGTGATGCTCGTACCGCCGGCCAGGTCGATGCCCAGCCGCGGGCTCAGCGAACCCGACCAGAACATCCCGCCGACGAGTGCGACCATGACGATCAGGATCAGGGCCAGGGCGCGCCCGGGCTTTCCCTGTGCCCTCGCCGCTGGCCCTCGGCCTTTCTTCGGTGCTGCCACCTTCTCGTTTCTCCCTGTCCAACCGCCACGCGCCGGGTTGTGCGCCGAGGCGGCCACGAAGTGGTGTGGGGAATCCCCCGCATGAGTGGGCACGCACCGGGGACCGCGTCACACCGATCGGCGCTGCGCGGTCCCCGTACGTGGCTACTTCGCTTCGGTGTCGCCCTCGGCCTTGGCGTCCTTCGCCTCGACGTCGTCGGCGTCGTCCTTCTTACCGAGGTCGATCTTGACATCTTCGGCGGCCTCGGTCAGCTCAGAGGCGTCGTCCGGCACGACCGGGGTGTCGCTCTTGAGGTCGCCGTCACCGTGAACGATGCGGTTGTACTCGTCGGCCTCGAGCACGGCACCGACGGCGTTCTTGGCGTACACGGCGTGAACGCCGGGCGCGACCTCGAGGAGCACGGTGTCGTCGTGAACCTCCTTGACGGTGGCGTACATGCCCCCGATGGTCCGGATCCCGGTGCCCGGCTGCATCTGGTCACGCATCTGCACGGCCTGCTGCTGCTTCTTCTTGGCCGACCGGGTCATCAGGAACATGGCCCCGATGAGCACGATGAAGGGGAGGAGGGTCACGAGATTCACGGGACAGAAATTCCTTCGTACGACCGGCCGCACCTGCTGAGCAGCCTGATCTTCAGGGTGTGGGTACACCGACCGGAAGGGTCGGCATCGGCGGAGTCTAGGCGCATCCGCTCCCAGGGAACAACGCCCAGCATGGCAGCCGTGTTCCTTTCCTCGCGACCTTCCGCGCCTTCACGCCCCGAACAGGCCCTGTTGTCCGCTTCCTGACCCGGGCGGCGTGATCCCGAGATGGGCCCAGGCCGCGGGCGTCGCGATCCGGCCACGCGGAGTGCGGGCGAGCAGCCCTTCCCGTACGAGGAACGGCTCCGCGACCTCCTCGACCGTCTCGCGCTCCTCCCCGACGGCCACCGCCAGCGTGGACAGGCCGACCGGCCCGCCGCCGAACAGCTTGAGCAGCGCCTCCAGAACGGCCCGGTCCAGCCGGTCCAGGCCGCGCGAGTCGACCTCGTACACGGCCAGGGCCGCGGCGGCGATGTCACGGGTGATGACGCCGTCCGCCTTGACCTGGGCGTAGTCGCGGACCCGGCGCAGCAGCCGGTTGGCGATACGGGGCGTACCGCGCGAGCGGCCGGCGATCTCGGCGGCCCCCCGGGCCTCTATGCCGACGTCGAGCAGCCCCGCCGAGCGGTGCACCACCCGCTCCAGCTCGGTCGGCTCGTAGAACTCCATGTGCCCGGTGAACCCGAAACGGTCGCGCAGCGGCGGCGGCAGCAGCCCGGCCCGGGTGGTGGCCCCGACCAGGGTGAACGGCGGCAGCTCCAGCGGGATGGCCGTGGCACCCGGGCCCTTGCCGACGATGACGTCGACCCGGAAGTCCTCCATGGCCATGTAGAGCATCTCCTCGGCGGGCCGGGACATCCGGTGGATCTCGTCGAGGAACAGCACCTCGCCCTCCTGGAGCGAGGAGAGAATCGCCGCCAGGTCCCCGGCGTGCTGGATGGCGGGACCGCTCGTGATCCGGATGGGCGCGCCCATCTCCGCGGCGATGATCATCGACAGTGTGGTCTTGCCCAGCCCCGGCGCACCCGACAGCAGCACATGGTCGGCGGTGGCCCCGCGCGCCCTGGCTGCTCGCAGGACCAGGTCGAGCTGCTCCCGGACCTTCTCCTGCCCGATGAACTCGCCCAGGTCCTTCGGCCGCAGCGCCGCCTCGACGGCCTGGTCCTCGCCGTCGGCGCCCCCGCCGACAAGACGCCCGCTCGCGGCGTGCTCGGTCATCGCTGCGGTGTCGTCCCAGTTCACGACTACGGCCTCGCGTTCTCTGTGCGGTGGGGGAACTTTCGGGCACAACCGGAACTGCTCATCGCGTGCGGTTCAGGGTCTGCAAGGCCGCGCGCAGCAGCGCGCCGACATTGGGCTCCGGCATGGACTCGGCCTGCGGCGTCACCGCGGCCACCGCTTCGTCGGCCTCCCTCGGCGCATAACCGAGGCCGATCAGCGCGGAGTGGAGCTGGTTGTGCCACGCGGCCGGGGCGACGGCGGCCGCGCCCTGGCGGCCGATGTGCGCTCCGGTGGGCTCGCCCAGCCGGTCCTTGAGCTCGAGCAGCAGCTTCTGCGCGCCCTTCTTGCCGATCCCGGGGACAGCCGTCAGCGCTTTCTCGTCGCCGGTCGAGACCGCGAGACGCAGCGCGTCCGGGGTGTGCACGGCGAGCATGGCCTGAGCCAGGCGCGGGCCGACACCGCTGGCGGTCTGGAGCAACTCGAAGACCTGCCGCTCGTCGTCGTCGGCGAAGCCGTAGAGGGTGAGCGAGTCCTCCCGGACGACCAGGGAGGTGGCCAGTCTGGCCTCCTCACCGACCCTCAGCCCGGAGAGCGTGTTCGGCGTGCACTGGACGGCCATGCCGATGCCACCGATCTCGATCACGGCCGTGGTCGGGGCGAGGGCGGCCACCGGCCCCGTAACAAAGGCGATCATGCGGTGCGGCCTTTCATGGCTCGATGGACGGCGACGGCTTGCTGAAGACGGTTCTGGGCGGGAGCACGCCAGATGTGGCAGATGGCGAGCGCCAGTGCGTCCGCCGCGTCGGCCGGTTTCGGTGGCGCGTCCAGCCGTAGCAGCCGGGTGACCATGGCGCCCACCTGTGCCTTGTCGGCGCGGCCGGTGCCGGTGACCGCGGCCTTGACCTCGCTGGGCGTGTGGAGGGCGACGGGCAGTCCACGACGGGCGGCGCAGAGCATGGCGACCGCGCTGGCCTGGGCGGTGCCCATGACCGTACGGACGTTGTGCTGGCTGAACACCCGCTCCACGGCCACGCATTCGGGCCGGTGCGCATCCAGCCACTCATCTATGCCGCGCTCGATGGCGACCAGCCGGTCAGCGGTTTCGGCATCGGCGGGCGTACGCACCACACCGACGCCCAGCATGGTCAGCGGACGGCCCGGGATACCCTCGACGACCCCGACGCCGCACCGGGTCAGCCCCGGGTCCACACCCAGCACTCGCACCGCGCACCCCTCCCCTCCCGCTCTCGACCAACCGACCTGCAGGTTAGCCGGTGCCACTGACAACGCACGGACGGGCCGACAGGAGCGTGTCCCGTCGGCCCGTCCGTGCAGTCGACGACTGCCATCACGTCATCAGGCACATCGTTGCGATCCTCGTCCGGCCTGGGCCGGACGCCACTGACTCAGCGTCAGTCGACGCTCGCCATGATTTCGTCGCTGATGTCGAAGTTCGCGAAGACGTTCTGCACGTCGTCGCTGTCCTCGAGCGCGTCGATCAGCTTGAAGATCCTCTTCGCGCCCTCTTCGTCGAGCTGCACTTCCATCGTGGGAAGGAAGCTGGCCTCCGCGGACTCGTAGTCGATGCCCGCCTCCTGGAGCGCGGTGCGCACCGCGACCAGGTCGGTGGCCTCGCTGATCACCTCGAAGTTCTCACCGAGGTCGTTGACTTCCTCGGCACCCGCGTCGAGGACGGCACCCAGGACGTCGTCCTCGGTCAGGTCACCCTTGGGCAGGACGACAACACCCTTGCGGTTGAACAGGTACGACACCGAGCCCGGGTCGGCCATGGAGCCGCCGTTGCGGGTCATGGCGACACGCACGTCCGAGGCGGCACGGTTGCGGTTGTCGGTGAGGCACTCGATGAGCACCGCGACACCGTTCGGGCCGTAACCCTCGTACATGATGGTCTCGTAGTCGGCGCCGCCGGCCTCCTGGCCGGAGCCGCGCTTGACCGCGGAGTCGATGTTCTTGTTCGGCACCGACTGCTTCTTCGCCTTCTGAATGGCGTCGAACAGCGTCGGGTTGCCTTCCGGGTCGGCACCGCCAGTGCGGGCCGCGACCTCGATGTTCTTGATCAGCTTCGCGAAGAGCTTGCCACGCTTGGCGTCGATCACGGCCTTCTTGTGCTTCGTCGTAGCCCATTTAGAGTGGCCGGACATCCGCCTGTCTCCTTCGCGTAACCAATTTCTGAAACGTTCGCCAGAGATCCTACCGGGATCGGTTCAGCGGACCGCGCGCACCATGTCCACAAAAAGGCCGTGCATCCGATGATCACCGGTCAGCTCGGGGTGGAACGAGGTGGCGAGCGCATTGCCCTGCCGTACGGCGACGATGTGGCCCTCGTGCTCGGCGAGCACCTCGACCTCGGCGCCGACCGACTCCACCCACGGGGCGCGGATGAAGACGCCCTCGACCGGGCCGCCCTCGACACCGGCGACCGCGACGGCGGCCTCGAAGGATTCGTTCTGACGACCGAAGGCGTTGCGACGGACGATCATGTCGATGCCGCCGACGGTCTCCTGGCCCGAACGCGGGTCGAGGATCTTCTCGGCGAGCATGATCAGGCCGGCGCAGGTGCCGTAGACCGGCATGCCGGCCCGTACGCGCTCGCGCAGCGGCTCCATCACGCCGAACAGGATGGCCAGCTTGGAGATGGTGGTGGACTCGCCGCCGGGTATGACCAGACCGTCGACCTCGGCGAGCTCCTCGGGGCGCCGGACCGGCCTGGCCACGGCGTCAGCCGCGGCCAGGGCGATCAGGTGCTCCCGTACGTCGCCCTGGAGAGCCAGGACGCCGATCACTGGGGTGTCACTCATGAGTGATTACCAGCCACGCTTCGCGTAACGCTCGGCCTCGGGGAGGGTGTCGCAGTTGATGCCGACCATGGCCTCGCCCAGGTTGCGGGACGCGTCCGCGATGACCTTCGGGTCGTCGTAGAAGGTGGTGGCCTTCACGATCGCGGCGGCACGCTTGGCCGGGTCGCCCGACTTGAAGATGCCGGAGCCCACGAACACACCCTCGGCGCCCAGCTGACGCATCAGGGCGGCGTCGGCCGGGGTGGCCACACCACCGGCGGAGAACAGCACGACCGGCAGCTTGCCGAGCTCGGCGACCTCCTTGACGAGCTCGTACGGGGCACGCAGCTCCTTGGCGGCGGCGTACAGCTCGTTGTGGTCCAGGGCACGCAAGTGGCCGATCTCGTTCTTGATCTGGCGCAGGTGGCGGACGGCCTCGACGACGTTGCCGGTGCCGGCCTCACCCTTCGAGCGGATCATGGCCGCACCCTCGGCGATACGGCGCAGGGCCTCGCCCAGGTTGGTGGCGCCGCACACGAACGGCGTGGTGAACGCCCACTTGTCGGAGTGGTTGACCTCGTCGGCCGGGGTCAGCACCTCGGACTCGTCGATGTAGTCGACGCCGAGCGACTGCAGGACCTGGGCCTCGACGAAGTGGCCGATACGCGACTTGGCCATGACCGGGATCGAGACGGCGTTGATGATGCCCTCGATCATGTCCGGGTCGGACATACGGGCCACGCCGCCGTCCTTGCGGATGTCAGCCGGCACGCGTTCCAGGGCCATGACCGCGACGGCGCCCGCGTCCTCAGCGATCTTCGCCTGCTCCGGCGTGACGACGTCCATGATCACGCCGCCCTTGAGCTGCTCGGCCATGCCGCGCTTGACGCGAGCGGTGCCGATTTCGGGGGACTGAGGGGTGGTGGAAGACGTGGACACGGATCGACCTCACTCGGTGAAAACGTTGCGAACGTGCGGCTGACGACAGCCGCACGGCATGAATAAACCGTTCCCGACCAGTCCACCACAAGGGCCAATGGTCAGCCGGTGGCTCATTTGTCTGCTGGGGCACTTTTGCGATGTGGATTTGTGTATGGGGGC includes these proteins:
- the ruvA gene encoding Holliday junction branch migration protein RuvA — encoded protein: MIAFVTGPVAALAPTTAVIEIGGIGMAVQCTPNTLSGLRVGEEARLATSLVVREDSLTLYGFADDDERQVFELLQTASGVGPRLAQAMLAVHTPDALRLAVSTGDEKALTAVPGIGKKGAQKLLLELKDRLGEPTGAHIGRQGAAAVAPAAWHNQLHSALIGLGYAPREADEAVAAVTPQAESMPEPNVGALLRAALQTLNRTR
- the ruvB gene encoding Holliday junction branch migration DNA helicase RuvB translates to MNWDDTAAMTEHAASGRLVGGGADGEDQAVEAALRPKDLGEFIGQEKVREQLDLVLRAARARGATADHVLLSGAPGLGKTTLSMIIAAEMGAPIRITSGPAIQHAGDLAAILSSLQEGEVLFLDEIHRMSRPAEEMLYMAMEDFRVDVIVGKGPGATAIPLELPPFTLVGATTRAGLLPPPLRDRFGFTGHMEFYEPTELERVVHRSAGLLDVGIEARGAAEIAGRSRGTPRIANRLLRRVRDYAQVKADGVITRDIAAAALAVYEVDSRGLDRLDRAVLEALLKLFGGGPVGLSTLAVAVGEERETVEEVAEPFLVREGLLARTPRGRIATPAAWAHLGITPPGSGSGQQGLFGA
- the pdxS gene encoding pyridoxal 5'-phosphate synthase lyase subunit PdxS gives rise to the protein MSTSSTTPQSPEIGTARVKRGMAEQLKGGVIMDVVTPEQAKIAEDAGAVAVMALERVPADIRKDGGVARMSDPDMIEGIINAVSIPVMAKSRIGHFVEAQVLQSLGVDYIDESEVLTPADEVNHSDKWAFTTPFVCGATNLGEALRRIAEGAAMIRSKGEAGTGNVVEAVRHLRQIKNEIGHLRALDHNELYAAAKELRAPYELVKEVAELGKLPVVLFSAGGVATPADAALMRQLGAEGVFVGSGIFKSGDPAKRAAAIVKATTFYDDPKVIADASRNLGEAMVGINCDTLPEAERYAKRGW
- the yajC gene encoding preprotein translocase subunit YajC; this encodes MNLVTLLPFIVLIGAMFLMTRSAKKKQQQAVQMRDQMQPGTGIRTIGGMYATVKEVHDDTVLLEVAPGVHAVYAKNAVGAVLEADEYNRIVHGDGDLKSDTPVVPDDASELTEAAEDVKIDLGKKDDADDVEAKDAKAEGDTEAK
- the secD gene encoding protein translocase subunit SecD, with protein sequence MAAPKKGRGPAARAQGKPGRALALILIVMVALVGGMFWSGSLSPRLGIDLAGGTSITLSAENEPGKPNAINKTNMDTAVSIIERRVNGMGVSEAEVQQQGDRNIIVNIPKATDSEQARKQVGTTAQLYFRPVLTVAGAAPLPQQPAAKGSPSASPSGKSSAKPSSSPTTQGRAVTEGLEKAPSPTATATAAASDKPKTPESPKPSASGDAAAAAALDKQFAALDCTPGKNRSNPAQHAKPTEPTVACSSEGDAKYILGPAEVEGTDVDGAKAVLDPQRGMWIVTMDFTDKGSKKFQTITGRLSQQPEPQNQFAIVLDGEVVSAPRVNQALGGSAEISGNFTQESATELANILSYGALPLTFHESSVTSVTAALGGEQLQAGLIAGAIGIALVVIYLVVYYRGLSLIAILSLMVSAVLTYSLMSLLGPAIGFALNLPAVCGAIVAIGITADSFIVYFERIRDEIRDGRTLRPAVERAWPRARRTILVSDFVSFLAAAVLFVVTVGKVQGFAFTLGLTTLLDVVVVFLFTKPVMTLLARTKFFGNGHPWSGLDPKRLGAKPPLRRTRRVSATIDPKEA
- the ruvC gene encoding crossover junction endodeoxyribonuclease RuvC, which gives rise to MRVLGVDPGLTRCGVGVVEGIPGRPLTMLGVGVVRTPADAETADRLVAIERGIDEWLDAHRPECVAVERVFSQHNVRTVMGTAQASAVAMLCAARRGLPVALHTPSEVKAAVTGTGRADKAQVGAMVTRLLRLDAPPKPADAADALALAICHIWRAPAQNRLQQAVAVHRAMKGRTA
- the pdxT gene encoding pyridoxal 5'-phosphate synthase glutaminase subunit PdxT; translated protein: MSDTPVIGVLALQGDVREHLIALAAADAVARPVRRPEELAEVDGLVIPGGESTTISKLAILFGVMEPLRERVRAGMPVYGTCAGLIMLAEKILDPRSGQETVGGIDMIVRRNAFGRQNESFEAAVAVAGVEGGPVEGVFIRAPWVESVGAEVEVLAEHEGHIVAVRQGNALATSFHPELTGDHRMHGLFVDMVRAVR
- a CDS encoding YebC/PmpR family DNA-binding transcriptional regulator; amino-acid sequence: MSGHSKWATTKHKKAVIDAKRGKLFAKLIKNIEVAARTGGADPEGNPTLFDAIQKAKKQSVPNKNIDSAVKRGSGQEAGGADYETIMYEGYGPNGVAVLIECLTDNRNRAASDVRVAMTRNGGSMADPGSVSYLFNRKGVVVLPKGDLTEDDVLGAVLDAGAEEVNDLGENFEVISEATDLVAVRTALQEAGIDYESAEASFLPTMEVQLDEEGAKRIFKLIDALEDSDDVQNVFANFDISDEIMASVD